The proteins below come from a single Vanacampus margaritifer isolate UIUO_Vmar chromosome 10, RoL_Vmar_1.0, whole genome shotgun sequence genomic window:
- the ptcd3 gene encoding small ribosomal subunit protein mS39 isoform X1: MAASGRQVGKYMYKNNRILLTNVEQVLFHRNFGGISALRQQAAEASKADSSEPIAIPRKKVWSNESVLEALAMTVRRDPTTFPYQFQDDPYLSPRTTAEFKLYSVSQESGRSAAKYFVNNYPKFFTKDFAEPHIPCLMPDDVSLRLEEVSEEALKERISLKKVKAAVDMYDQLLQAGTSVSMETTHNLLDLICLFSDRDPVQEGGTGDMEESGKDATKRKGNVRQASDLRKLTWKENNNAERIFNLLPERDTRCYSALIRGMVKHGAYAKAFSLYTDLLNNRLTADVHIFNALISAVGEVRDKYTERWGLIAEILNQMSGQKIQPNLQTFNSVLKALRRCGSLAKPLALQTLSEMAALRIAPSLATFDHVLAIFYKAATSGQGNVDILQSVMSELAGKSLTCQDPGDVMFFSDAMRVCLDYKELGLGYEIQNLVDVGENWRLLGDTYQASVYHARFFNLLCTMENIDVVLMWYKKLIPSLHYLHSEGLRHLLQALDTDSRLDMLPTIWKDIRSLGHDNKPDLIGDLLTLMERDKHSPEVQESFAVCALEIKSAFDGSKNIGRASLEWGNVTLSQVTSLLLRANKIQEAWKMLQLFKEKNRVPPKELFEDFLSACRSEGSAQRAVELVQLSAAFCLHVTPKLAKLTLAEFDLSEEQRIILSELESVTEPVD; the protein is encoded by the exons ATGGCGGCGTCCGGGAGGCAAGTAGGAAAGtacatgtacaaaaacaatCGAATTTTGTTGACCAACGTCGAGCAGGTGTTGTTTCATAG GAATTTTGGTGGGATCTCAGCTTTACGCCAACAAGCTGCAGAAGCCAGTAAAG caGACTCCTCAGAGCCAATCGCCATCCCCAGAAAGAAAGTATg gAGCAACGAGTCAGTATTGGAGGCCTTGGCTATGACTGTGCGCAGG gaTCCTACAACATTTCCCTACCAATTCCAGGATGATCCTTATCTCTCCCCGAGGACCACTGCTGAGTTT AAGCTGTACTCGGTCTCTCAAGAGTCCGGAAGATCTGCAGCGAAATACTTTGTCAACAACTACCCAAAGTTCTTCACCAAAGATTTTGCTGAACCACATATACCA TGTCTGATGCCAGATGACGTATCGTTGCGCCTTGAAGAAGTGAGCGAAGAGGCGCTGAAGGAAAGgatcagcttgaaaaaagtcaaggCTGCCGTCGATATGTATGATCAACTGCTGCAAGCTG GGACGTCCGTGTCCATGGAGACAACCCACAACCTGTTAGACTTGATCTGTCTCTTCTCTGACCGAGACCCTGTCCAGGAGGGTGGGACAGGGGACATG GAGGAATCCGGGAAGGACGCGACGAAGAGGAAAGGGAATGTTCGTCAGGCCTCAGACTTGCGGAAGTTGACCTGGAAGGAAAATAACAACGCAGAAAGAATATTTAACCTGCTGCCAGAGAGAGATACTCGATGTTACTCCGCTCTCATCAGAGGCATGGTCAAG cATGGAGCATACGCGAAGGCCTTCAGCTTGTACACAGACCTGCTTAACAACAGACTGACTG CCGACGTCCACATTTTCAACGCCCTGATCTCAGCTGTTGGAGAAGTCCGAGACAAATACACCGAGAGATGGGGCCTCATCGCT GAGATTTTAAACCAAATGAGTGGACAGAAAATCCAGCCCAACCTGCAAACCTTTAACAGTGTTCTCAAAGCCTTGAGACGTTGTGGCTCTTTAGCCAAGCCGTTGGCGCTACAAACCCTGAGCGAGATGGCGGCGCTGCGGATAG cTCCCAGTTTGGCCACCTTTGACCATGTCCTGGCTATATTTTACAAAGCAG CAACATCTGGCCAGGGCAACGTGGACATTTTACAGAGTGTGATGTCAGAGTTAGCAGGGAAAAGCCTCACCTGTCAGGACCCTGGTGATG TTATGTTCTTCTCCGATGCCATGAGAGTt TGTCTGGATTATAAAGAGCTGGGTTTGGGATATGAAATCCAAAATCTGGTGGATGTTGGGGAAAACTGGAGGCTTCTGGGTGATACTTACCAAGCGAGTGTTTATCA TGCTCGCTTCTTCAACCTTTTGTGTACGATGGAGAACATTGACGTGGTGCTGATGTGGTATAAAAAACTCATTCCTtcg TTGCATTACCTGCACTCAGAGGGACTGAGACACCTCCTGCAGGCCCTGGACACAGACAGCCGCTTGGACATGCTGCCTACTATATGGAAAG ATATCCGCTCTCTGGGTCATGATAATAAACCAGACTTGATTGGGGACCTGCTCACCTTGATGGAAAGAGATAAACACAGTCCTGAG GTCCAAGAGTCTTTTGCTGTGTGTGCACTGGAAATAAAGAGTGCGTTTGATGGCAGCAAAAATATCGGTAGGGCCAGTCTGGAGTGGGGCAACGTCACCCTCTCACAGGTTACTTCCTTGCTGCTGCGGGCCAACAAGATCCAAGAGGCTTG GAAGATGCTCCAGCTTTTCAAAGAGAAGAACAGAGTTCCTCC CAAAGAGCTGTTTGAGGACTTCCTGTCCGCGTGCCGGAGTGAAGGCTCAGCCCAAAGAGCCGTGGAGCTCGTTCAGCTGTCGGCCGCCTTCTGTCTACACGTCACACCCAAATTGGCCAAACTGACGCTGGCCGAGTTTGATCTGAGCGAGGAGCAAAG AATCATATTGTCTGAACTGGAGAGTGTCACAGAGCCTGTTGACTGA
- the ptcd3 gene encoding small ribosomal subunit protein mS39 isoform X2, with product MAASGRQVGKYMYKNNRILLTNVEQVLFHRNFGGISALRQQAAEASKDSSEPIAIPRKKVWSNESVLEALAMTVRRDPTTFPYQFQDDPYLSPRTTAEFKLYSVSQESGRSAAKYFVNNYPKFFTKDFAEPHIPCLMPDDVSLRLEEVSEEALKERISLKKVKAAVDMYDQLLQAGTSVSMETTHNLLDLICLFSDRDPVQEGGTGDMEESGKDATKRKGNVRQASDLRKLTWKENNNAERIFNLLPERDTRCYSALIRGMVKHGAYAKAFSLYTDLLNNRLTADVHIFNALISAVGEVRDKYTERWGLIAEILNQMSGQKIQPNLQTFNSVLKALRRCGSLAKPLALQTLSEMAALRIAPSLATFDHVLAIFYKAATSGQGNVDILQSVMSELAGKSLTCQDPGDVMFFSDAMRVCLDYKELGLGYEIQNLVDVGENWRLLGDTYQASVYHARFFNLLCTMENIDVVLMWYKKLIPSLHYLHSEGLRHLLQALDTDSRLDMLPTIWKDIRSLGHDNKPDLIGDLLTLMERDKHSPEVQESFAVCALEIKSAFDGSKNIGRASLEWGNVTLSQVTSLLLRANKIQEAWKMLQLFKEKNRVPPKELFEDFLSACRSEGSAQRAVELVQLSAAFCLHVTPKLAKLTLAEFDLSEEQRIILSELESVTEPVD from the exons ATGGCGGCGTCCGGGAGGCAAGTAGGAAAGtacatgtacaaaaacaatCGAATTTTGTTGACCAACGTCGAGCAGGTGTTGTTTCATAG GAATTTTGGTGGGATCTCAGCTTTACGCCAACAAGCTGCAGAAGCCAGTAAAG ACTCCTCAGAGCCAATCGCCATCCCCAGAAAGAAAGTATg gAGCAACGAGTCAGTATTGGAGGCCTTGGCTATGACTGTGCGCAGG gaTCCTACAACATTTCCCTACCAATTCCAGGATGATCCTTATCTCTCCCCGAGGACCACTGCTGAGTTT AAGCTGTACTCGGTCTCTCAAGAGTCCGGAAGATCTGCAGCGAAATACTTTGTCAACAACTACCCAAAGTTCTTCACCAAAGATTTTGCTGAACCACATATACCA TGTCTGATGCCAGATGACGTATCGTTGCGCCTTGAAGAAGTGAGCGAAGAGGCGCTGAAGGAAAGgatcagcttgaaaaaagtcaaggCTGCCGTCGATATGTATGATCAACTGCTGCAAGCTG GGACGTCCGTGTCCATGGAGACAACCCACAACCTGTTAGACTTGATCTGTCTCTTCTCTGACCGAGACCCTGTCCAGGAGGGTGGGACAGGGGACATG GAGGAATCCGGGAAGGACGCGACGAAGAGGAAAGGGAATGTTCGTCAGGCCTCAGACTTGCGGAAGTTGACCTGGAAGGAAAATAACAACGCAGAAAGAATATTTAACCTGCTGCCAGAGAGAGATACTCGATGTTACTCCGCTCTCATCAGAGGCATGGTCAAG cATGGAGCATACGCGAAGGCCTTCAGCTTGTACACAGACCTGCTTAACAACAGACTGACTG CCGACGTCCACATTTTCAACGCCCTGATCTCAGCTGTTGGAGAAGTCCGAGACAAATACACCGAGAGATGGGGCCTCATCGCT GAGATTTTAAACCAAATGAGTGGACAGAAAATCCAGCCCAACCTGCAAACCTTTAACAGTGTTCTCAAAGCCTTGAGACGTTGTGGCTCTTTAGCCAAGCCGTTGGCGCTACAAACCCTGAGCGAGATGGCGGCGCTGCGGATAG cTCCCAGTTTGGCCACCTTTGACCATGTCCTGGCTATATTTTACAAAGCAG CAACATCTGGCCAGGGCAACGTGGACATTTTACAGAGTGTGATGTCAGAGTTAGCAGGGAAAAGCCTCACCTGTCAGGACCCTGGTGATG TTATGTTCTTCTCCGATGCCATGAGAGTt TGTCTGGATTATAAAGAGCTGGGTTTGGGATATGAAATCCAAAATCTGGTGGATGTTGGGGAAAACTGGAGGCTTCTGGGTGATACTTACCAAGCGAGTGTTTATCA TGCTCGCTTCTTCAACCTTTTGTGTACGATGGAGAACATTGACGTGGTGCTGATGTGGTATAAAAAACTCATTCCTtcg TTGCATTACCTGCACTCAGAGGGACTGAGACACCTCCTGCAGGCCCTGGACACAGACAGCCGCTTGGACATGCTGCCTACTATATGGAAAG ATATCCGCTCTCTGGGTCATGATAATAAACCAGACTTGATTGGGGACCTGCTCACCTTGATGGAAAGAGATAAACACAGTCCTGAG GTCCAAGAGTCTTTTGCTGTGTGTGCACTGGAAATAAAGAGTGCGTTTGATGGCAGCAAAAATATCGGTAGGGCCAGTCTGGAGTGGGGCAACGTCACCCTCTCACAGGTTACTTCCTTGCTGCTGCGGGCCAACAAGATCCAAGAGGCTTG GAAGATGCTCCAGCTTTTCAAAGAGAAGAACAGAGTTCCTCC CAAAGAGCTGTTTGAGGACTTCCTGTCCGCGTGCCGGAGTGAAGGCTCAGCCCAAAGAGCCGTGGAGCTCGTTCAGCTGTCGGCCGCCTTCTGTCTACACGTCACACCCAAATTGGCCAAACTGACGCTGGCCGAGTTTGATCTGAGCGAGGAGCAAAG AATCATATTGTCTGAACTGGAGAGTGTCACAGAGCCTGTTGACTGA